Proteins encoded together in one Gemmatimonadota bacterium DH-78 window:
- a CDS encoding APC family permease, giving the protein MVGTGVFVSIGIAAEAAGAAVVATVLVAALLALANGLSSAQLAAAHPVSGGTYEYGYRFIAPAAGFAAGWMFLCAKSASAATAALGLAGYLLEAVPALERLPLPDGVRMRVIGAVLVVAVTMVVAGGIRRSNAGNALLVAVTLFGLGALVVAALPTAAANGTDPFAGWVPVDGPALGGFLEGCALMFVAFTGYGRVATLGEEVREPARVIPRAILATLAVVTLVYLSVALVGVGVLGAEGYAAVTAATAAPLEAVARTVGGTPLRLLVAVAAATALAGVLLNLVLGLSRVALAMARRGDAPSALARIDAARGSPTLAVWGCGGLIAGLALLGDIRLTWSFSAFTVLIYYAMTNLAALRMPAALRRVPQWVPGVGLAGCLGLGVQIDPAVAAAGVGVLAAGLIGRRLWGRPAAG; this is encoded by the coding sequence ATGGTCGGCACCGGCGTGTTCGTGAGCATCGGCATCGCGGCGGAAGCCGCCGGTGCCGCCGTCGTGGCGACCGTGCTCGTGGCCGCCCTCCTCGCCCTCGCCAACGGCCTCTCGAGCGCCCAGCTCGCCGCGGCGCACCCGGTCAGTGGCGGCACCTACGAGTACGGCTACCGGTTCATCGCCCCGGCGGCCGGCTTCGCCGCCGGGTGGATGTTCCTCTGCGCCAAGAGCGCGTCGGCGGCGACCGCGGCGCTGGGGCTAGCCGGATACCTGCTCGAGGCGGTGCCCGCGCTGGAGCGGCTCCCGCTGCCCGACGGAGTGCGGATGCGGGTGATCGGCGCCGTGCTGGTCGTCGCCGTGACGATGGTGGTCGCCGGCGGCATCCGCCGCTCGAACGCGGGCAACGCCCTGCTCGTGGCGGTCACCCTCTTCGGCCTGGGTGCCCTGGTGGTGGCCGCGCTGCCGACCGCGGCCGCGAACGGGACCGACCCGTTCGCCGGATGGGTGCCCGTGGACGGCCCGGCCCTCGGGGGCTTCCTGGAGGGCTGCGCGCTCATGTTCGTGGCCTTCACCGGCTACGGTCGGGTGGCCACCCTCGGAGAAGAGGTGCGCGAGCCGGCGCGGGTGATCCCCCGCGCGATTCTCGCCACGCTGGCGGTCGTCACGCTCGTGTACCTGTCGGTGGCATTGGTCGGCGTGGGTGTGCTCGGCGCCGAGGGGTACGCCGCGGTCACGGCGGCCACCGCCGCTCCGCTCGAAGCCGTGGCCCGCACCGTGGGGGGCACGCCCCTCCGCCTCCTGGTCGCCGTGGCGGCGGCCACCGCTCTGGCCGGGGTCCTGCTCAACCTGGTGCTGGGCCTCTCGCGGGTGGCGCTCGCCATGGCGCGCCGCGGCGACGCCCCCTCCGCCCTGGCACGCATCGACGCCGCGCGCGGCAGCCCGACCCTCGCCGTGTGGGGGTGCGGAGGCCTGATCGCCGGTCTGGCGCTCCTCGGCGACATCCGCCTGACCTGGTCGTTCAGCGCCTTCACCGTGCTCATCTACTACGCGATGACCAACCTGGCCGCCCTGCGCATGCCCGCCGCCCTGCGCCGGGTGCCGCAGTGGGTGCCCGGGGTGGGACTGGCCGGCTGCCTCGGACTCGGGGTGCAGATCGACCCGGCGGTGGCTGCGGCCGGGGTGGGCGTGCTGGCGGCCGGGCTGATCGGGCGTCGACTGTGGGGCCGGCCGGCGGCGGGGTAG
- a CDS encoding DUF3887 domain-containing protein: protein MRRTLAFAALLTALALPASAQTPTPTDADPDLEELAIRWMNLLDAGHFDSAAAHVSPQVIAQMGEEQLTTLWPQITVQVGEMQDLLPERHSTLNGLHIVTMAGTFDAGVFDVNVVFDAEDRVMGFSVRPPGALDD, encoded by the coding sequence ATGCGCCGCACCCTCGCTTTCGCCGCCCTTCTCACCGCGCTTGCGCTGCCCGCCTCCGCGCAGACGCCCACCCCCACCGACGCCGACCCGGACCTCGAGGAGCTCGCGATCCGGTGGATGAACCTGCTCGATGCGGGGCATTTCGACTCCGCGGCCGCCCACGTGTCGCCCCAGGTGATCGCGCAGATGGGCGAGGAGCAGCTCACCACCCTCTGGCCGCAGATCACGGTGCAGGTGGGTGAGATGCAGGATCTGCTCCCCGAGCGCCACTCCACCCTGAACGGGCTGCACATCGTGACGATGGCGGGCACCTTCGACGCCGGCGTCTTCGACGTGAACGTGGTGTTCGACGCCGAGGACCGGGTGATGGGCTTCTCCGTGCGACCGCCCGGCGCCCTCGACGACTGA
- a CDS encoding SDR family NAD(P)-dependent oxidoreductase, whose protein sequence is MKQEVEEALEQLIEETAAPEPQPQPLMESRGLRGRVAIVTGGSRGIGRAVVTELAASGVDIAFTFLDDGGPARAEAQEVARQLRQMEVRVVVEPCDVRESGDVRAFVRHVVEELGGLHIVINNAGTSLDRALWHMSDHEWEAVMRTNLDGVFNVLRATAPHLRAQEWGKIVNIASVHGIRPEFGIANYVASKSGLIGLTRAAAMELGPRNINVNAVAPGYIRTTSLTERVPAEILDRARERSALGRLGDPTDVAQVVLFLCSEAARHITGTVLPVDGGYLL, encoded by the coding sequence GTGAAACAGGAGGTGGAGGAGGCGCTGGAGCAGTTGATCGAAGAGACGGCTGCGCCCGAGCCGCAGCCGCAGCCGCTCATGGAGTCCCGGGGACTCCGGGGTCGCGTGGCGATCGTCACGGGCGGATCCCGAGGCATCGGGCGCGCGGTGGTGACCGAGCTCGCCGCCTCGGGGGTGGACATCGCCTTCACCTTTCTCGACGACGGGGGGCCGGCGCGGGCCGAGGCGCAGGAGGTGGCCCGCCAGCTGCGCCAGATGGAGGTGCGGGTGGTGGTGGAGCCCTGCGACGTGCGCGAGTCGGGCGACGTGCGGGCCTTCGTCCGCCACGTGGTGGAGGAGCTGGGGGGACTCCACATCGTCATCAACAACGCCGGCACCAGCCTCGATCGGGCCCTCTGGCACATGTCCGACCACGAGTGGGAGGCGGTCATGCGCACCAATCTCGACGGCGTCTTCAACGTGCTGCGCGCCACCGCTCCCCACCTGCGGGCCCAGGAGTGGGGCAAGATCGTCAACATCGCCTCGGTCCACGGCATCCGTCCCGAGTTCGGCATCGCCAACTACGTGGCGAGCAAGTCGGGGCTGATCGGTCTGACCCGCGCCGCGGCCATGGAGCTCGGGCCGCGCAACATCAACGTGAACGCGGTGGCGCCGGGCTACATCCGCACGACTTCGCTCACCGAACGGGTGCCGGCCGAGATTCTCGATCGCGCCCGCGAGCGGAGCGCGCTCGGCCGACTGGGAGACCCCACCGACGTGGCGCAGGTCGTGCTCTTTCTCTGCTCGGAAGCGGCCCGGCACATCACCGGCACCGTGCTTCCGGTCGACGGTGGATACCTGCTGTAG
- a CDS encoding TRAP transporter small permease subunit encodes MQTLSRFADLVDGLNDRIGSVLRWLALGMVLIGAYNAIARYFTRSVGVALSSNALNELQWYLFSLIFLLGAAYGLRVDAHVRVDVLYQRVTDRTRAWIDLLGTVFFLLPFSALMLKVSWPVVKASWAVRETSPDPGGLPRWPIKMVVLVSFALLMLQGLAYLIRQIEVLRGDSGGSEPTVGGAEPVPADSGAV; translated from the coding sequence ATGCAAACACTTTCAAGATTCGCAGATCTGGTCGACGGGCTGAACGACCGCATCGGTTCGGTGCTTCGCTGGCTCGCACTGGGCATGGTCCTCATCGGCGCCTACAACGCCATCGCCCGCTACTTCACCCGCTCCGTCGGGGTGGCGCTGAGTTCGAACGCGCTCAACGAACTCCAGTGGTACCTCTTCTCGCTCATCTTTCTGCTCGGCGCCGCGTACGGACTCCGCGTGGACGCGCATGTGCGGGTGGACGTGCTCTATCAGCGGGTGACCGACCGCACCCGGGCCTGGATCGACCTGCTCGGCACCGTCTTCTTCCTGCTGCCCTTCTCGGCGCTGATGCTGAAGGTGTCGTGGCCGGTGGTGAAGGCCTCGTGGGCGGTGCGTGAGACCTCCCCCGATCCAGGGGGGCTGCCGCGGTGGCCGATCAAGATGGTGGTGCTGGTATCGTTCGCCCTGCTCATGCTGCAGGGGCTGGCGTACCTGATCCGTCAGATCGAGGTGCTGCGCGGCGACTCCGGAGGGTCGGAGCCGACCGTCGGTGGCGCCGAACCCGTTCCCGCCGACTCGGGAGCCGTCTGA
- a CDS encoding TRAP transporter large permease subunit: protein MGGETWGPLMFGGVLALIFTGFPVAFALAGTALLFAVIATATGHFDMVLLNAMPERTFGTMSNPTLLAIPFFIFMGTILEKSRLAEDLLETIGVVFGRFRGGLALGVIFVGALLAAATGVVGASVTAMGLISLPVMLRNGYKPSFSCGVIAASGTLGQIIPPSIVLIVLGDQMGVSVGGLFRAALVPGLVLTGSYALYTVIMAWLKPEWAPALPPEQRAKSLGGLAVRVVKTMVPPLALIVVVLGSIFAGVATPTEAGALGAVGAMALAAMNRNLGLDTLKAAMEETSRLTIMVVFLLIGSTAFALVFRGLDGDLWIAETLASLPGGWLGFLLAVNLIVFILGFFIDFFEIAFIIVPLLLLPAQQLGLDLTWLGIILAVNLQTSFLTPPFGFSLFYLRGVTPKTIPTTRIYAGAIPFILIQLVVLAGLIWMARPTA, encoded by the coding sequence ATGGGCGGAGAGACCTGGGGTCCCCTCATGTTCGGGGGCGTGCTCGCCCTGATCTTCACCGGCTTTCCGGTGGCTTTCGCCCTGGCGGGCACGGCGCTGCTGTTCGCGGTGATCGCCACCGCCACGGGGCACTTCGACATGGTGCTGCTCAACGCCATGCCGGAGCGCACCTTCGGCACGATGTCGAACCCCACCCTGCTCGCGATCCCCTTCTTCATCTTCATGGGGACGATTCTCGAGAAGTCGCGGCTGGCCGAGGATCTTCTCGAGACCATCGGCGTGGTGTTCGGCCGGTTCCGCGGCGGCCTCGCCCTCGGCGTGATCTTCGTGGGCGCGCTGCTCGCGGCGGCGACCGGCGTGGTGGGCGCCTCGGTCACGGCGATGGGGCTGATCTCGCTGCCGGTCATGCTGCGCAACGGCTACAAGCCCTCGTTCTCCTGCGGCGTGATCGCGGCGTCGGGCACGCTGGGGCAGATCATTCCGCCCTCGATCGTGCTGATCGTGCTCGGCGACCAGATGGGTGTGAGCGTGGGAGGGCTCTTCCGGGCCGCCCTGGTGCCGGGGCTGGTGCTCACCGGCTCGTACGCCCTCTACACGGTGATCATGGCCTGGCTCAAGCCCGAGTGGGCGCCGGCCCTGCCGCCGGAGCAGCGGGCGAAGTCGCTCGGTGGGCTCGCCGTTCGGGTGGTGAAGACCATGGTGCCGCCGCTGGCGCTGATCGTGGTGGTGCTCGGCAGCATCTTCGCCGGGGTGGCCACCCCGACCGAGGCCGGTGCTCTCGGCGCCGTGGGCGCGATGGCGCTCGCCGCCATGAACCGCAACCTGGGCCTCGACACGCTGAAGGCGGCCATGGAGGAGACCAGCCGCCTCACCATCATGGTGGTGTTCCTCCTGATCGGCTCCACCGCCTTCGCCCTGGTCTTCCGGGGGCTCGACGGCGACCTCTGGATCGCCGAGACGCTCGCGAGCCTGCCCGGAGGCTGGCTCGGCTTCCTGCTGGCGGTGAACCTGATCGTGTTCATCCTGGGCTTCTTCATCGACTTCTTCGAGATCGCCTTCATCATCGTGCCGCTGCTGCTCCTGCCCGCGCAGCAGCTCGGCCTCGATCTCACCTGGCTGGGGATCATCCTCGCGGTGAACCTCCAGACGTCGTTCCTCACCCCGCCCTTCGGCTTCTCGCTCTTCTACCTGCGCGGCGTGACGCCCAAGACCATTCCGACCACCCGGATCTACGCGGGCGCGATCCCGTTCATTCTGATCCAGCTGGTGGTTCTGGCCGGCCTCATCTGGATGGCCCGGCCGACGGCGTGA
- a CDS encoding DNA-3-methyladenine glycosylase 2 family protein: MTERALWPDGVARLAADDRFGAWVEQVGPVTTSVVSGLDPFAYLVRAVVFQQLAGAAARTIHGRVEEVLGGRVTPEAVGAADPTALRGAGLSASKLKAIVDLAEKVRSGEVCLDEAELEALDDEAVVSRLTKVWGIGRWTAQMFLIFRLGRPDVWPADDLGVRSGWARIHGCDRPPSAELQKSADHLAPWRSAAAWYCWRALDVADPPGA; encoded by the coding sequence GTGACCGAGCGGGCGCTCTGGCCGGACGGGGTGGCGCGGCTCGCCGCCGACGACCGGTTCGGAGCCTGGGTGGAGCAGGTGGGCCCCGTCACCACATCTGTGGTGTCGGGGCTCGACCCCTTCGCCTATCTGGTGCGGGCCGTGGTCTTCCAGCAGCTGGCGGGGGCGGCGGCGCGCACCATCCACGGGCGGGTGGAAGAGGTGCTCGGCGGTCGCGTGACTCCGGAGGCGGTCGGGGCGGCCGACCCGACGGCGCTGCGCGGGGCGGGGTTGTCGGCGTCGAAGCTCAAGGCGATCGTGGACCTCGCCGAGAAGGTGCGGTCGGGCGAGGTGTGCCTCGACGAGGCGGAGCTGGAAGCCCTCGACGACGAGGCGGTGGTGTCGCGTCTGACGAAGGTGTGGGGCATCGGGCGCTGGACCGCGCAGATGTTCCTGATCTTCCGCCTCGGGCGCCCGGACGTGTGGCCCGCCGACGACCTCGGCGTGCGCTCCGGATGGGCCCGCATCCACGGGTGCGACCGACCCCCTTCCGCCGAACTCCAGAAGTCCGCCGACCATCTCGCTCCGTGGCGCAGCGCCGCCGCGTGGTACTGCTGGCGGGCCCTCGACGTGGCCGATCCGCCGGGAGCATGA
- a CDS encoding YhbY family RNA-binding protein, translating to MKLNSKQRAFLRSKAHGLKPVVHIGTAGLTDAAIQSLLDAFNTRELLKVRVQEGAPDDAWETADRIVERLDGVSVAQTIGKVMVLYRPFPDGPELKLPG from the coding sequence ATGAAACTCAACTCGAAGCAGCGCGCCTTTCTCCGATCCAAGGCGCACGGCCTCAAGCCGGTGGTGCACATCGGCACCGCGGGCCTCACCGACGCGGCGATCCAGTCGCTGCTCGACGCCTTCAACACCCGCGAGCTGCTCAAGGTGCGGGTGCAGGAGGGGGCGCCCGACGACGCCTGGGAGACCGCCGACCGCATCGTCGAGCGGCTCGACGGAGTGTCGGTGGCGCAGACCATCGGCAAGGTGATGGTGCTCTACCGCCCCTTTCCCGACGGCCCCGAGTTGAAGCTGCCCGGCTGA
- the dctP gene encoding TRAP transporter substrate-binding protein DctP: MERVDRREFLKKATVGAAGAGLLAGCGDGGSPGVVATAEAAAAVQGPEVSWRVATSYPPSLDILHGSAERVGERISELTGGRFSMRVFAAGEIVPPLQVMDAVQQGTVQAGLTNGYYYIGKNPALAFDSAVPFGLTSRQQFSWMMHGGGLELMESIYSDFGIVPIPCGNTGAQMGGWFREPVESLADLQGLRFRIPGIGGEIMTRLGASVQVLGGPEIYPALERGAIDATEWVGPYDDEKLGFHEIAPNYYLPGWWEPGPAMTLQVSQAAYDELPPSYQLLLRTVCSEIYHDMVARYDAENPKALDRLVNEHGVTLRTFSDDILQAAWRESNAYLEEMASANPDFRQVYDNWSAYRDLAFPFFAGNEMHYAQAAFGQLPNPFMGG; the protein is encoded by the coding sequence ATGGAGCGTGTGGATCGCCGCGAATTCCTGAAGAAAGCCACCGTTGGCGCCGCGGGCGCCGGATTGCTGGCAGGCTGCGGAGACGGCGGCTCTCCGGGCGTGGTCGCGACCGCCGAGGCGGCCGCCGCCGTCCAGGGCCCGGAAGTGTCGTGGCGCGTGGCCACCTCGTATCCGCCGAGCCTCGACATCCTGCACGGCTCCGCCGAGCGGGTCGGCGAGCGGATCAGCGAGCTCACCGGGGGCCGCTTCTCGATGCGCGTGTTCGCCGCGGGCGAGATCGTGCCGCCGCTGCAGGTGATGGACGCCGTGCAGCAGGGCACCGTGCAGGCCGGCCTGACCAACGGGTACTACTACATCGGCAAGAACCCGGCGCTGGCCTTCGACTCGGCCGTGCCCTTCGGGCTCACCTCCCGCCAGCAGTTCTCCTGGATGATGCACGGCGGCGGGCTCGAGCTCATGGAGTCGATCTACTCCGACTTCGGCATCGTCCCGATTCCCTGCGGCAACACGGGCGCGCAGATGGGCGGGTGGTTCCGCGAGCCGGTCGAGAGCCTTGCCGACCTCCAGGGACTCCGGTTCCGCATCCCCGGCATCGGCGGCGAGATCATGACCCGGCTGGGCGCCTCGGTGCAGGTGCTCGGCGGCCCCGAGATCTACCCGGCGCTCGAGCGCGGCGCGATCGACGCCACCGAGTGGGTGGGTCCGTACGACGACGAGAAGCTCGGCTTCCACGAGATCGCCCCGAACTACTACCTGCCCGGGTGGTGGGAGCCCGGCCCGGCCATGACGCTGCAGGTGTCGCAGGCCGCCTACGACGAGCTCCCGCCGTCGTACCAGCTCCTGCTCCGCACCGTCTGCTCGGAGATCTACCACGACATGGTGGCCCGCTACGACGCGGAAAACCCCAAGGCCCTCGACCGGCTCGTGAACGAGCACGGCGTGACGCTGCGCACCTTCAGCGACGACATCCTCCAGGCCGCCTGGCGGGAGAGCAACGCCTACCTGGAAGAGATGGCCTCGGCCAACCCCGATTTCCGGCAGGTGTACGACAACTGGAGCGCCTACCGCGACCTCGCCTTCCCCTTCTTCGCGGGGAACGAGATGCACTACGCGCAGGCGGCCTTCGGCCAGCTGCCGAACCCCTTCATGGGCGGCTGA
- the ggt gene encoding gamma-glutamyltransferase: MHSSAPNLRRSVPLGAALLLTAALAAPLAAQQVVQGAPGETIRTAGGMVVSEHPEASRAGAEVLAAGGNAVDAAIATGFALAVTHPSAGNIGGGGFMVIRFPDGATTALDFREKAPARAHPEMFVGADGEYSSEIHHRSHLAVGVPGTVAGFDKAHRLYGSMNWERLVYPSVVLAEDGFVLSERLAGSIARFVERTPYEATIQAYSRDGVPYAAGDTLRQWDLAGSMRRIMLNRSAGFYEGETARLIAEEMRRGGGIIDEGDLLAYRARERAPIQGEYRGYQVISMPPPSSGGVAMVEMLEILEGYDIEALGHNTSRSVHLMAEAMRRAYRDRAVYLADPDYVDVPVHRLTSEEHAATRRATIDRTRASVSTPADVEMGYESLETTHYSVVDADGLAVSVTYTLEAGYGSGIVVPGAGFLLNNEMGDFNGRPGLTNESGLIGTEPNLARPGQRMLSSMTPTILAQGDRLVAVIGSPGGRTIINTVLQLVLNIVDHRMGFPEAVEAGRIHHQWLPDRIRAEEGALSGSTVQALENMGHTLSVGGSQGLAHSILVDPLTGERVGTPDARNPDAGAAGHR, from the coding sequence GTGCATTCGTCCGCCCCGAACCTCCGCCGATCGGTGCCGCTCGGCGCCGCCCTGCTCCTCACCGCGGCCCTGGCCGCGCCGCTCGCTGCGCAGCAGGTGGTGCAGGGAGCGCCCGGCGAGACGATCCGCACCGCCGGCGGCATGGTCGTGTCGGAGCACCCCGAAGCCAGCCGCGCCGGGGCCGAGGTGCTCGCCGCGGGTGGCAACGCGGTGGACGCGGCCATCGCCACCGGTTTCGCGCTCGCGGTCACGCACCCCTCGGCCGGCAACATCGGGGGCGGGGGCTTCATGGTGATCCGCTTCCCGGACGGCGCCACCACCGCCCTCGACTTCCGTGAGAAGGCGCCGGCCCGCGCCCACCCCGAGATGTTCGTCGGGGCCGACGGCGAGTACTCGAGCGAGATCCACCACCGCTCCCACCTCGCCGTGGGCGTGCCCGGCACGGTGGCCGGCTTCGACAAGGCCCACCGTCTGTACGGCTCGATGAACTGGGAGCGACTCGTGTACCCCTCGGTGGTGCTGGCCGAGGACGGCTTCGTGCTGAGCGAGCGGCTCGCCGGCTCCATCGCCCGCTTCGTGGAGCGCACCCCCTACGAGGCCACGATCCAGGCGTACAGCCGCGACGGTGTGCCCTACGCGGCGGGCGATACGCTCCGCCAGTGGGATCTCGCCGGCTCGATGCGCCGGATCATGCTCAATCGCTCGGCGGGCTTCTACGAGGGCGAGACGGCGCGGCTGATCGCCGAGGAGATGCGCCGCGGGGGCGGCATCATCGACGAGGGCGATCTGCTGGCCTACCGCGCCCGCGAGCGGGCTCCCATCCAGGGCGAGTACCGGGGCTACCAGGTGATCTCGATGCCGCCGCCGAGTTCGGGCGGCGTGGCGATGGTGGAGATGCTCGAGATTCTCGAGGGCTACGACATCGAGGCGCTCGGCCACAACACCTCGCGTTCGGTGCACCTCATGGCCGAGGCCATGCGCCGCGCCTACCGCGATCGGGCGGTCTACCTCGCCGACCCCGACTACGTCGACGTGCCGGTCCACCGGCTCACCAGCGAGGAGCACGCGGCCACGCGGCGCGCCACCATCGATCGTACGCGCGCGTCGGTGTCGACCCCCGCCGACGTGGAGATGGGCTACGAGAGCCTGGAGACCACGCACTACTCCGTGGTGGACGCCGACGGGCTCGCCGTGTCGGTCACCTACACGCTCGAGGCCGGCTACGGGTCGGGCATCGTCGTACCGGGCGCGGGCTTTCTGCTCAACAACGAGATGGGCGACTTCAACGGGCGGCCCGGCCTCACCAACGAGAGCGGGCTGATCGGCACCGAGCCGAATCTGGCTCGTCCCGGCCAGCGCATGCTGTCGAGCATGACGCCCACCATCCTCGCGCAGGGCGATCGGCTGGTGGCGGTGATCGGCAGCCCCGGGGGCCGCACGATCATCAACACCGTGCTGCAGCTCGTGCTCAACATCGTCGATCACCGCATGGGCTTTCCCGAGGCGGTGGAGGCCGGGCGCATCCACCACCAGTGGCTCCCGGACCGCATTCGCGCGGAAGAGGGGGCGCTGTCGGGCTCGACGGTGCAGGCGCTCGAGAACATGGGCCACACCCTGTCGGTGGGTGGCAGCCAGGGGCTCGCACACTCGATTCTCGTGGATCCGCTCACCGGCGAACGGGTAGGCACACCCGACGCCCGCAACCCCGACGCCGGCGCCGCAGGGCACCGATGA
- a CDS encoding trimeric intracellular cation channel family protein has protein sequence MTLYLIDMAGVAVFAVSGVLAAGRKKLDLFGVVVLALVTAIGGGTLRDVLMDRGQVFWMTDPTYLVVITVVALATVQWVKHRPTPDHALELADAAGLAFFVIGGARIAQDAGLPGISVVVMGMMTGVAGGVVRDVLTTEIPFILRHRQLYATAAIAGVVTYLLLGRVGVPNTAAGLIGMATTFTLRLGSIYLGLRVPAFDYGGPPDSGDRGAAEGTGTDPD, from the coding sequence GTGACGCTCTACCTGATCGACATGGCGGGCGTGGCCGTCTTCGCCGTGAGCGGGGTGCTCGCGGCCGGCCGCAAGAAACTCGATCTGTTCGGGGTGGTGGTGCTCGCCCTGGTCACGGCGATCGGGGGTGGGACGCTGCGCGACGTGCTGATGGACCGGGGCCAGGTCTTCTGGATGACCGACCCGACCTATCTGGTGGTCATCACGGTCGTCGCGCTGGCCACGGTGCAGTGGGTCAAGCACCGTCCCACCCCCGACCACGCCCTCGAGCTCGCCGACGCGGCGGGGCTCGCCTTCTTCGTGATCGGCGGGGCCCGCATCGCCCAGGACGCCGGACTGCCCGGCATCAGTGTGGTGGTGATGGGGATGATGACCGGGGTGGCGGGGGGCGTGGTGCGCGACGTGCTCACCACCGAGATCCCCTTCATTCTCCGCCACCGGCAGCTCTACGCCACCGCCGCGATCGCGGGCGTCGTGACCTACCTGCTGCTCGGTCGGGTGGGGGTGCCGAACACGGCCGCGGGGCTGATCGGAATGGCCACCACCTTCACCCTGCGCCTCGGCTCGATCTATCTGGGACTCCGGGTGCCGGCCTTCGACTACGGAGGGCCGCCCGACTCGGGCGATCGCGGGGCGGCGGAGGGCACCGGAACCGACCCGGACTGA
- a CDS encoding branched-chain amino acid transaminase — translation MAAPIPPTTSIWKDGELIPWADATLHLLSTAVQFGASVFEGIRCYDTPKGPAIFRLPEHIRRLYDSATIYRMRPEHAPETIIEACKAVVRDNELGSCYVRPMILRGFAGAGLYAPISPIESYVAAWPWGAYLGEEALEHGVDACVSSWTRPAPNTFPVAAKAAGHYNSSSLIKAQAVADGYAEGIALGPDGRVSEGSGQNLFLVRDGVLITPFLDGTSLQGVTRNAILSIAEDLGIPTREQHVPRESLYTADELFFTGTASEVTPIRSVDRIQVGAGRRGPVTERLQTTFLRIVRGEEDNGRGWLTYVDG, via the coding sequence ATGGCTGCGCCCATTCCCCCGACCACGTCGATCTGGAAGGACGGAGAACTGATTCCCTGGGCCGACGCGACCCTTCACCTTCTGTCGACCGCGGTCCAGTTCGGCGCGTCGGTATTCGAGGGCATTCGCTGCTATGACACGCCGAAGGGTCCGGCCATCTTCCGACTTCCGGAGCACATCCGTCGGCTGTACGACTCGGCCACGATCTACCGCATGCGTCCCGAGCACGCCCCGGAGACGATCATCGAGGCCTGCAAGGCGGTGGTGCGCGACAACGAACTCGGTTCCTGCTACGTGCGCCCGATGATCCTGCGGGGCTTCGCCGGTGCGGGACTCTACGCGCCCATCTCGCCGATCGAGAGCTACGTGGCGGCCTGGCCGTGGGGGGCCTACCTCGGCGAGGAGGCGCTCGAGCACGGGGTGGACGCCTGCGTCAGCTCGTGGACGCGCCCGGCGCCCAACACCTTCCCGGTGGCCGCCAAGGCGGCGGGGCACTACAACAGCTCGTCGCTGATCAAGGCGCAGGCGGTGGCCGACGGCTATGCCGAGGGCATCGCGCTGGGGCCGGACGGTCGGGTGAGCGAGGGATCGGGCCAGAACCTGTTCCTCGTGCGCGACGGCGTGCTCATCACCCCCTTCCTCGACGGCACCTCGCTCCAGGGCGTGACCCGCAACGCGATCCTCTCGATCGCCGAGGACCTGGGCATTCCCACCCGCGAGCAGCACGTGCCGCGCGAGTCGCTCTACACCGCCGACGAGCTCTTCTTCACCGGCACCGCCTCCGAGGTGACGCCGATCCGCAGCGTGGACCGCATCCAGGTGGGAGCCGGACGGCGCGGCCCGGTCACCGAGCGGCTGCAGACCACCTTCCTGCGCATCGTGCGCGGCGAGGAAGACAACGGCCGGGGGTGGCTCACCTACGTCGACGGGTGA